CAGTGCGCGCGCCCGGGACCACGGGATGGCCGGGTCGTCGGGACGCAGCCGGTGCCAGAGCCAGATCGGGTACGACCAGCACTGCGCGGGCACCGGCGCCGCGGCGAGCGCGGCCCGGGCGGCCGCCCGGTGGTCGGGGTGCGGGTCGTCCGGCCAGGGCAGCAGGCACAGGTCGTGCCCGTCGGCGTGCCCGCGCAGGACTTCGGTCAGCTCGTCCTCGTGCGCGGCCAGCCCGGAGTCCGGCAGCCCGGCCCACACCGGCTCGACGGCGGAAAGCCCTTGCGCCCGCAGGGAATCCGCCAGCTCGCGCCGGCGGGTCCGGGCCAGCTCCCGGCGTTCCGCGGCGCCGGCGGCGGGAAAGGCCGCTTCGCCGTCGGTCGCCACGACGAGCGTCACCGCGGTGCCGGCCGCGTGCAGGCGCTGCAGGAGGCCGCTCGCCCCGAGCGTCTCGTCGTCGGGGTGCGCGGCGACGACGAGGGCACGTTCGAACGGTTCTTCCGGCCAGGCGGGCAGCGAGCTCGCGGTCATGCCGCACCCAGGACGGTCCGGCCGAGGGCGGCGAGATCGCGCTCCGCGTGGTGCTGCCGGACGTAGACCGGCAGGTCGGCGACCCGCTGGGCGAAGCGCCGGTCCCGGCACGCCGGCGTCGGCCCGGTCACCTTCAGCGCGCGTTCGAGGACCTCGACGGCGGTACGTTCCACCGCCGCCCGGCAGGTGCCCGCGACGAGAGCGTCCACGTCGTCCGTGGCCGCGCCAGCGAGCACGGCTTCCGCGCAGCTCAGCGCGGTGTGCATCGCGCCGACGTGGGCGAGCTGGTGCTCGTCCGCGGTACCCCGGTCGCGCAGGTACGCGAGGACACCGTCGAAGACACCGGCGGCGCCGCCCAGCCAGACGGCCGCGACGCCCGCCCCGCCCCGGGCGAACCCGGGCCGCGCCACGTACCAGCCGGGCGGCCCGACGAGCGCGCCGGGCACGCGGTCGAAGACCACGTCACCGCTGTCGGAGGCGTCCATCCCGACGGCCTGCCACGCGTCCGGGTGCCGCCGGACGCGGGGATCGGCGAGGTCCACCTCGACCAGCCGGTCACCTGCCGCGACCAGCGCGCGTTCCAGCAGGGACAGCCCGGAGCAGAACCGGACCGTCCCGGTGAGCGCGCCGTCCTCCAGGACCGCACCGGTGCCGCCGGACTTCGCGGCCCACACGCCGTAGAGCGCCCCCGAGGCGGGGGAGCGGCCCGCCTCGGCGAGGATCGCGACGGCGTCGGCGTGCCCCTCTGCGAGGCGGGCCAGCGCGAGGTCACGGCGGCCGAACGCGGCCAGCGCCGCCCAGCGGGCCGCCGTCCGCTCGCCCCCGGGCAGCGGCAGGCCGAGCTCGCCCGCGGCGTGCAGCGAGCGCAGCTCGGCGCCGACCGACGCGCTCGTGCGCGGGAACGGCAGGGGTTTCGGCGGGGTCTCCGCCAGCAAGACGTTCACAAGATCGACGGGTACCCGCTCCACGCCGGGTTACGCGTGTGTGAAGGCTCTCCCGGCCGGGCACCCCCGAAGGTATGACCAGAACCCGCGCGTACCGCGACGGCGTGCTGTACAAGGACGGCTTCCCGGTCGAGGAGGTGTCCGATTTCCTCGCCGAACCGGACACCGCCGTCTGGGTCGACCTCTGCGAACCGTCCGAGGCGGACCTGACGGATCTCGCCGGCGAGCTGGGCCTGCACCGGCTCGCCGTGGAAGACGCCGTCCAGGAGCACCAGCGGCCCAAGCTCGACCGCTACGACGGGCACGCCTTCCTGACCGCCTACGCCGTCCGTTTCGACCCCGCGAGCGGCCGCACGACGACCTACGAGCTCGCCGTGTTCATCACTCCGCGCGCGCTGGTGACCGTCCGCAAGGACGACGGCTTCGACGTCGACGCCGTCACGCGCCGCTGGGACCTGGAGCCCGACCTGGCGAAGTCCGGTGTGCCGTTCCTCCTGCACGGCCTGCTCGACCACGTCGTCGACGGCCACTTCGACGCCGTCCAGGCGCTCGACGACCAGGTCGAGGAGCTGGAGGACCTGGTGTTCGACGACCGCCCGGACACCTCCGAGCTGCAACGCCGGTCGTTCGAGCTGCGCAAGAACCTGACCGTGGTGCGGCGGGTCGTGGGACCCGTGCCCGACGTCCTGGGCTCGTTGATGCGGCGGGACCTGCGGCTGGCCGACGACACGATGGGCCCGTACTTCGAGGACGTCCACGACCACGCGCGGCAGGCCGCCGAGCACACCGAGGCGTTGCGAGAACGCCTCGCGACGGTCCGGGAGACCCAGCTGAACCTGCAGAGCGACCGCCTGAACCTGATCATGAAGAAGGTCACCGGGTGGGCCGCGGTGATCGCGGTGCCCACCGCGGTGACCGGCTTCTACGGCCAGAACGTCGCCTACCCGGGCAACGGCACGACGTCCGGGTTCTGGGTCTCGACGGTCGTGATGCTGGTGCTTTCGATCGGGCTGTACGCGCTCTTCAAGAAGAAGGACTGGCTATGACCCCGGCACCGGGTCGCCGCGCCGGACCAGCTCCCGACCTCGCTCGTAGTCCTCGTCGGCTTCGTGGGTGAGGACGCCGACCGTCTTGCCGTCCTTTTCGTACCAGACGGTGAACCCGCCGTCGTCGCGCGGCCGCGGGTACGCGCGGTCGAAGCCGTCGCCCCACGCGGCGTACTTCAGCACCCGGTCGCCGATCACCGACCAGAACCCGGGCACCTCGTCCCACGCGGCGTCTTCGCCGGCCGCGGTCCGCCCGGCCACCTCACCCATCGCCAGGCCCTCGCCCCAGTGCTCGACGGCCAGCGCGCGGCCGGCCGCCGGGTTGTGGGCGAGCGCGACGTCGCCCGCCGCGAGCACGCCGGGCGCGCTCGTGCGCAGGTGCTCGTCAGTGCGGATCCGGCCTTGTTCGATGGTGAGCCCGGCCGCTTCGGCCAGTTCGATCCGGGGCCGGACGCCGGTCGCGA
The window above is part of the Amycolatopsis camponoti genome. Proteins encoded here:
- a CDS encoding acyl-CoA dehydrogenase family protein, producing the protein MNVLLAETPPKPLPFPRTSASVGAELRSLHAAGELGLPLPGGERTAARWAALAAFGRRDLALARLAEGHADAVAILAEAGRSPASGALYGVWAAKSGGTGAVLEDGALTGTVRFCSGLSLLERALVAAGDRLVEVDLADPRVRRHPDAWQAVGMDASDSGDVVFDRVPGALVGPPGWYVARPGFARGGAGVAAVWLGGAAGVFDGVLAYLRDRGTADEHQLAHVGAMHTALSCAEAVLAGAATDDVDALVAGTCRAAVERTAVEVLERALKVTGPTPACRDRRFAQRVADLPVYVRQHHAERDLAALGRTVLGAA
- a CDS encoding magnesium transporter CorA family protein; its protein translation is MTRTRAYRDGVLYKDGFPVEEVSDFLAEPDTAVWVDLCEPSEADLTDLAGELGLHRLAVEDAVQEHQRPKLDRYDGHAFLTAYAVRFDPASGRTTTYELAVFITPRALVTVRKDDGFDVDAVTRRWDLEPDLAKSGVPFLLHGLLDHVVDGHFDAVQALDDQVEELEDLVFDDRPDTSELQRRSFELRKNLTVVRRVVGPVPDVLGSLMRRDLRLADDTMGPYFEDVHDHARQAAEHTEALRERLATVRETQLNLQSDRLNLIMKKVTGWAAVIAVPTAVTGFYGQNVAYPGNGTTSGFWVSTVVMLVLSIGLYALFKKKDWL